The Roseibium sp. Sym1 nucleotide sequence GCCCGGCGGCAGCAGCGGCTCGGCAATTCTCTGGGCCTCGGCATAGGCACTGCCGAGCGCGAAATCCGGGGCAAGCGCGGAGGTCACGGCAACCGCACGCATCTGGTGTTCACGCTCGAGTGCCGGCGGAACGGCGATTTCCTTCAGGCTGGCAATGGTCGACACCGGCACGAAGCGCCCGTCCCCGGTCTTGATGAAGATATTCTCCATGTCCGTGGGGTCGTTGATGGGGTTGGTGGTCGACACGAATTTCACATCATAAGCCTGGTCGTTGATGAAGACCTGGCCGATCTTGCGCCCGTCCAGCATGGCCTGCATCGCGCTTCCCAGACCGTTGATGTCGATGCCGAGATCCGAGGCCCGCTCGCGATCGACGGAAACCGACAGCTGTGGCTGGGTCGCCTCGCTCGACAGCCGCACCTGACGGAAACGCGGATCCTTTTCCATTTCCGCGATGATCTTCTCGGCCGCGTCCCCAAGGTCCGCGTAGGCGTTGCTGCCGGCCACGGCGAATTGGAGCCCCGAGCCCGCGCCGCGAATGCCGAGACTGTTGGGCTGGAAGGCAAAGGCCCGCACGCCGGGAACGCCCCGCACCAGTCCGTTCACTTCGGCCAGGATCGTCTGCTGCGAGCGTGTGCGCTCTTCCCAGGGCGCCAGGCGCATCACCATGAAGCCGGTGTTCTTGGAACCACGCGCGCCCGCGATGGAAAAGATGCTGGTGACTTCACCGGACTCCCGGTAGGGCTCCAGCAATCCCTCGATCCCCCGCATCTGCTGGGACAGATAGTCCAGGCTGACGCCCTGCGGCGCGGAAATCCGGAGGAACGCGAGCGAGCGGTCCTCGGACGGTGTGAGTTCGGATTTCAGCGTCCCGAACAGGACACCGGCCGTCGCGGCGAAGAGAACCGAAATCACCACCACAACGATGGGCGCGTCGAGGCACCAGTGAAGACAGCGCCCGTAGAGGCCGCCAAGCAGCCGTCCCAGGCTGCCGACGGGTCCGCTGTGGCCGTTGGTGCCACTTCCCTTGTCTGACCCATTGCCTGATTTCAGGATACGGGAGGCCAGCATCGGGCATAGCGACAGGGCGACGATCGAGGACAGGAACACGGCAATCGCCAGGACGAAGCCGAATTCCCGGAACAGGCCACCGGTCTGCCCCGGCAGGAAGGACAGGGGCACGAACACCGCGATCAAGGTGGCGGTCGTCGCCAGAACCGCGAAGAACACTTCCTCCGTGCCGAGCACGGCGGCCGCGCGCGGGCCGATGCCCTCGTTGCGGCGGCGGACGATGTTCTCCAGAACCACGATGGCGTCATCGACCACAAGCCCCGTCGCCAGCACCAGCGCCAGCAGGGTCAGGATGTTGATCGAGAAGCCGGCGAGATAGATCGCCGCCAAAGTGCCGATCAGGGCAACAGGCAGCGACACGCCGGGAATGATGGTCGCGCGCCAGTCCCACAGGAAGATGTAGATGATCAGCAGCACGATGCTGACCGCGATGCCGAGCGCAATTTCAACTTCGTGGATGGCGCCGTTGATGAAGATGGCGTCGTCGCTGGTCACCTCGATGGTCGTGCCGGCGGGCAAGGTTTCCTGAATGCGTTCCGCCGCCGCCCGCACGCCCTGGGAAATCTCGAGCGTGTTCGACTGGGCCGAGCGGATGACGCCGAGGCCGATGCCCGACTTGCCGTTTGCCCGCAGCTGGGTCTGGCCGAGATCCGGGCCGAGCGTGACGGTCACGAAGTCCCTCAGCCGGGCCCGGCGGTTGATGATGATGTTCTCGAAGGCTTCGGGAGAGTTGACGGCAGCCGTCGCCCGCACGATCAGGTCCTGGGTCTGGCTGGTCAGCGAGCCGGCCGGCGTGTCGAAGGCCATGGAAGACAGCGCATTGGCCACGTCGGCGATGGTCAGGTTCAGGCTGGCCATCTTGGCCTGGTCGATATCGATCCGGAAGATCTTCTCCCGGTCGCCATAGACCTGGACATCAGCGACGCCCGGCACCGCGGCAAGGCTGTCCGTGACCTGTTCCTCCACCAGCACGGTCATGTCCTCGACCGTCATGCGATCCGAGGTCAGAGCCAGCCGGACGACCGGCTGCGCATTGGCGTCCGCCTTGATGATCCGCGAGGGGTCCGCGTCCTCCGGCATGTCGTTGAGGATGCGCCCGAGGGCGTCGCGCATGTCCGACGCGGCCACGTCCAGATCAACGTCGTCGGAGAATTCGACCACCACGCGGCTGCGCCCGAACGAGGACGACGAGGAGATCGCCTTGACGCCGGATACCCGCGCCACGGCCCCCTCGATGAGGCCGGTGACCTCACGGTCAATGGTCTCCGCGGACGCGGAACGGTAGTCCGTGCTCACCGTAATGACGGGACGGTCCACATCCGGCAGTTCGCGCACTTCAACCCCGAATATGGCCGCGACGCCGGCGACCACGATCAGCATGTTGATCACGAAGGCCAAGACGGGCCGGCGGACAAACAGTCCGGTAAAGCCGAGATCCTTCAGACGGTCCATCTTCATGGCAACCTCACGCAGCTCAGGAGCCGCTCTTGGTGGAAACCGGTTCCGGCGGTGTGTCGGCGGCCGGGGCCTGCTTGCGGTCGGCGATCGTCACGTCCGCTCCCTGCCGCACCAGGTGAATGCCCTCGGTCACGACCTCGTCCGTCGTGTCGAGAGCCGCATCGACAAGCACGCTGTCGGTGTTGCGCTGGATGATATTGATGGGAACACGCGCGCCCTTGCCGTCACGCACGGCCCAGACAAAGGCCCCATCCGCGCCCCATTGCACTGCAAGCGGATCGACGGCCGGATATTCATCGCCCGGAAACCTCATCGAGACCTGGAAGGACATGCCCGCCCGAAGCTTGTCGGCCTCGTTCGGGAACCGGGCCCGCACCTGCAGCGTGCGGCTGTCGATGTCGATGCGGTTGTCGACCGCGCTGATGACCCCGTCGAAGGTCTCGCCGGGCCGGGCGACCGAGGTCGCCGTGATCGGCGAGCCGACTTGAATTGCGGAGGCATAGCGCTCCGGCACCCAGAAATCGACCAGGATCTCGCTGCGGTCGTCAATGGTGGCAATGACCGATTGCGAGGTCACGTAGTTTCCGGCGGTGATCGGCAAAATGCCGACGACGCCGCCTATGGGAGTCTCGATGGAGCGCCGGGACAGCGCCAGCTGCGCCTCCCTGAGTTGCAGGCGCGCATTGTCCACCGACAGCTCGGCGTCGGTGACCTGAACCGCGGTCGCCGTGTTGGTCTTGCGCAACTGTTCCATGCGCTGCAGCCGTGCCTCGGCGTCCTTCAGGGCGTTGGCGGCACGCTCGACCGCGATCTGTTCGGCTTCGGAATCCAGTTTGGCAACGATATCGTCTGCCTTCACGGTGGCGCCGGACCTGACAAGAACCTCTGTCAGGGTGCCGCTGGTATAGGGCGTTACGGCTACGGACTGCAGTGCGGTGCTGGTGCCGATGGCGGACAGTCGGTCGTTGATCGTGATCTCGACGACGGGCGTCGTGACAACCGCGCCCTGTGGACCGCCGCGCCGGCGTGGCTTGTTCGCTTCGGCCGGGGCGGCATCGACCACGGCGAAGTCGAGCCAGTCGATTCCCCAGGCCGAAAGCCGGGTCTCTGCCCCCGGGTAGTACCGGACCCAGAGACCGGCCGCGACGGCCAGAACCACGAGGGCCAGCAAGAGCTGCTTCCAAATTGCCAATGACTGCTCCACCATTCGACCGGACACGGATCCGCTCAGGATTTCCTCCCGTGATCCATGCTGTAAGGCAAATCCCTTAGGCCAACAATCTAATTAGTGTAGCAAATTGTATTGGCGAGAGTGGCGGTTTCCGCGCTCGGGGCAGCAGCCGTGGCTGTATCGGGTCGCAGTCACTCGCCTGCCGGTTCCACGCCTGCGATCCGGAGCCGGGAGGCCTGGCGGTTGAGAATTTGCCTGCGGCCAAAGGCCAGCAGGAAAAGGCCCGTGAGGATCAGGATGATGGTCGGCGCGGGAGCACTGTCAAGGAAGAAGCTCGCATAGGTGCCGGCCAGCATCGATATCATGCACACCAGAACAGACACCCAGAGCATGGTGCCGAAGGTCCGCACAAGCAGGAACGCGATCGCCCCCGGCGCAATCAGCAGGCCGATGGCGAGAATGAGCCCGGCAGCAGACAGAGTCGCAACGATGGTCAGCGACAGGGCCGCCAGAAGACCGTAATGCATCGCATTGATCGGCAGGCCGGAAGCTTTTGCCTGGGCGGGATCGAAGCTGTGCAGCACCAGGTCCTTCCATTTCAGGACCAGCAGACCGCCGACAACCAGGGCGCTGATGCCGGCCGTCACCAGTTCATGCCATTCCACACCAAGCATGTTGCCGAAAAGAATGTGGTCCAGGTGGGCGTTGGTCTCGATCGAGACGTACAGCACGATGCCGAGGCCGAACATGCCGGAGAAGACCACGCCCATGACCGTGTCCTGTTTCACCCGGCTGTTGCCGGACAGGTATCCGGTCGCGAGGGAGCAGACCATGCCGGCGGCAAAGGCACCGATCAGCAGGGGAATGCCGAAGATATAGGCCAGGACGATCCCCGGCAGGATGGCATGGCTGACCGCGTCCCCCATCAGGGCCCAGCCCTTCATCACCAGGAAGCAAGACAAGAGCGCAGTCGGCACCGCAACGATGATGCAGATCAGGAAGGCGTTCTGCATGAAGGGAAAGCGGAACGGCAGGAGAAGCGTCTCGAGATCCATCAGCGCGCCTCCCCTTGAGCCGAGGGCCCCTTGCGCAGCGCCTCGGCCGCCTTGCGCCGGGCGGCCAGAAGCCCGTGCTTCGGCGCCAGCAGGAACGTCACCAGGAAAATCAGTGTCTGCAGCGTGACGATGATCCCGCCGGTCGCCCCGTCGAGAAAATAGCTGGCATAGGCACCGAAGAAACTCGTCAGGGTGCCGATGGCGACGGAAAGCGCGATCAGCCTGGGAAAGCGGTCGCACAGGAGATAGGCCGTCGCGCCTGGCGTCACCACCATGGCGATCACCAGGAAAGCGCCGACCGTCTGCATCGCGGCCACCACGGACGCGGACAGGAGCACGAAAAACACCGCCTTCAGCAGGCCCGGCTTCAATCCGATGGTACGGGCATGGTTCTCGTCGAAAAAGGTGACCATCAGGTCCTTCCACTTGGCCAGCAGGATCGCCAGCGAGACAAAACCGATGATGGCGAGCTGCAGAGTGTCTTCGGGCGTGATCGCCAGGATGTTGCCCATGGTGATCGTCTGGATGGAAACCGACATCGGATTGACGGACACGATGAACAGGCCGAGACCGAAAAACGAGGTGAAGATCAGGCCGATGATCACATCCACCTTCAGGCCCGAGCGTTCCGACAGGAACAGCATGGCACCGGCGGCCAGCCCGCCGGCAATGAAAGCCCCGAGCGCGAACGGAAGGCCGAGAATATAGGCCCCTGCCACTCCGGGCACGACCGAATGGGACAGGGCATCGCCGATCAGCGACCAGCCCTTCAGCATCAGGTAGGCCGACAGAAAGGCACAGACACCGCCGACCAGGGCGGAGACCCACATGGCGTTGGTCATGTAGTTGTAGCCGAACGGCTCCAGAAGCAGGTCCATCACCGGGACGCCTCTCCGGTGTCGCTCTCCTCCCGGCTGTCACCGGGTGCCGCCTTGCTGGTCTGGACCTGGTCGCCATATTGCACGAAGGGCCGCTCGTCGTCGGTCAGGATCGTGACCGTGCGCTGGTCCCCGTCGGTGTGCAGCGTCTGATCGGAAATGGTGAAATGGCGCAGGACACCGCCGAAGGCTTTTTCCAGATTGTCCCTGGTGAAGGTGGTCTCCGTGGGCCCGTAATCGAGCACCGTCCCCTTGACCAGAACGGTCCGGTCGCAGAATTCCGGCACGGAGCCGAGATTGTGGGTCGAGACCAGCATGACGCGGCCCTCGTCCCTGAGTTCCTTCAAAAGCGCAACGATCTGCTCTTCCGTCTTGACGTCCACGCCGGTGAAGGGTTCATCCAGCAGGATCACCTGGCCGTCCTGGGCCAATGACCTTGCCAGGAAGACGCGCTTGCGCTGGCCGCCGGACAGTTCTCCGATCTGCCTGTGGCGGAAATCCTGCATGTTGACGCGCCGAAGCGCCAGTTCGACAGCTTCGTGGTCCGCCTTTTTCGGCCGACGCAGGAACCCCATGTGGCCATAACGGCCCATCATCACGACATCTTCCACCAGGACCGGAAAGGACCAGTCGACCTCTTCCGACTGGGGCACATAGGCAACCAGGTTCCTGCGCAGGGCCTCGGCTACCGGCAGACCGAGGATCCTGATCCTGCCTTTCGCGGCCGGCAGAAAGCCCATGATCGCCTTGAACAGGGTGGACTTGCCCGCCCCGTTCACGCCAACCAGGGCCGTCACGGTGCCACGCGGAATGTGAAAACTGGCATTCCACAGCGCCGTGTGACCGTTGCGATAGGTCACGGTAACGTCTTCGGCAGACAGTCCGCCGTCATCCGCCTGAGCGGTCATGTCCATTTCCGCGTCCCTGACAATCTGCAACATGGGTTTTGCCTATTAATATGCACAATCCGCGCGTTCACAATGCGGCCAAGTGGTGCGAGCGCCTGCGCACCGGCCATTCGCGGCCTTCAATCAGTTGCCAGGCTGTAGTGACAAATTTACGACTGGGCTCGTTGTGGTCAGGATCGTTCCTGAACAGGCGGAAAGCGCAAGGAAGTGCAGCGCACTTTCGAGCATTTCCAACGCCTTCAGGGGCGATCCTGGACCAACCCCGAAGGGGCCGTCCGAAAATCGGGTCATTTCTGCGTCGCATGTCGTCGAATATGTCCCGCATGTCCGTCCTCCATGCTCCTTGAAATGACCCGATTCTCGGGCGGCGCTGCCAATCGTTAATTTGTCACTCCAGCCTAGCCTTCAGACCTTCCACAACCGTTCCGGAGGTCACCTTCAGGAGATCCAGGTAGGTCGGAACAGGGCCGCCGGCTTCGCTCAGGGAATCCACATAGAGCTCGCCGCCGTAGCTGGAGCCGGTTTCCCGCGCGACCTGTTTGGCCGGTGCCGTGTTGACCGTGCTTTCACAGAACACCACCGGGATCTCGTTTTCTCTTACGCCGTCGATCACGGAACGGACCTGTTGAGGCGTGCCGACCTGGTCGGCATTCATCGGCCAGAGGTACAGTTCCTTCATGCCGAAATCGCGCGCCAGGTAGCTGAAGGCGCCTTCACAGGTGACCAGCCAGCGCCTGTCCTCGGGAATTTCGGCCACAGCCTGGCGCAGCGGCTCGATGGTTTCGCGAAGCCTGTCCTTGTAGGCCTCGGCATTGCGCGCATAGACGGCCGCATTGTCCGGGTCGTTTCCGGCAAAAGCCTTTTCGATGTTGTCGATATAGATCAGGGCGTTGTCGAGTCCCATCCAGGCATGCGGGTTTGGCTTGCCTTCATAGGAACCGTACGCGATCGGAATCGGGTCGATGCCGTCGGACAATGTTGCGGAAGGCACGTCGCCCAGGTTCGACAGGAACTGTTCGAACCAGAGTTCCAGGTTCATGCCGTTCCACAGGATCAAATCCGCGTCCGAGGCCCGGACAATGTCCTGCGGCGTCGGCTGATAGCCGTGGATCTCCGCGCCCGGCTTGGTGATGGAAACAACTTCGGCCGCCTCACCGGCCACATTCCGGGCAATGTCGGCCAGAACAGTGAAGGTGGTGACCACCTTCATCTTGTCCTCGGCCTGCACCGTGCAGGAAACCCCCGCGACAAGCGTGGCGAAAGAAGCTGTCAGAACCAGATTTTTGAGCATCACCGTTTCCCGGCTGGAGGAGACCTTTCTGCAAGTGATATTGCAAATCATTTGCAACTGTCAAGCCAGTTGCGAATGAGTTGCAGTTACAAAACGATCTGCGGCCCGGCGGCTGCATCGTCCGGCGACCGCCGCCGGACGGTTCTTCCTAACCCGGGCACCGCAAGACCTGCGGCAGATGCAGTCGGTGAAGGCATCAAACGGTGTACCCGGTACCGGCTTACAGGGGCCGACCTTCCTTCACGCTCTGAAAGAAGGCCGGACACAAAGTCGATCGTGCGATCCCGTCAGTCGATGAACTGCGCCGCGAAGACCCAGGTCGCGCCGTTCATTCCGTTGTCGCCGGGACCGCCGGAGAGGATCGTGCGGCCGTCGCCGGACAGGGCAACGCTCGTTCCCTGAATGGCGCTGCCGGAGGCGCCGGTTCCAACCAGCTTTTCCCCGACCTGCAGCCAGTTGCCGGAATTGTTCCGGAAGACCCAGACGGCACCCTGGTCCGAATTGTCATCGTCGCCGCCAACGGCAATCGTACCGCCATCCTTGGATATGGCGACCGCGCCGCCCTGCCCGGCCTTGCCGGTCGCTCCGCTGCCAACGAACTTGCTGCCGTCCTGGGACCAGATCCCGCTGGTACGCGTGAAGATCCAGACCGCGCCGGTCTGGTCATTGTCCTGGTTCTCGCCAAGGACAAACGTGTTGCCGTCATGGGAAACGGCGAGCGATGTGTTCTGTCCATACGGGTCCGGTACGCCGCCGGAGCCTGTCAGGTAGTTGCCCTGCTGCTGCCAGCCCCCGGAATTTACAAAGACCCAGACCGGCGCTGTGCCCAGTACTTCCAGCGCACTGCCGATGACGAGTGTCTGCCCATCCCCCGACAAGGCCAGCGCGGAGCCCTGGCTCACGTTGCCGTCATAGCCGGATCCAACGAGCTTGCTGCCGGCTTGAGACCACACCCCGGCTGACCGGATAAAGATCCAGACTGCGCCGACAGCACCACCATCGCCGTCACCGCCGATCGCGACCGTGTTGCCATCGGCCGAAATGCCGACGGCGGCGCCCTGCATCGGACCGTCGGAATAGCCCGACCCGACCAGTTTGTTGCCCTGCTGCGTCCAGATCCCGCTGGTCCGGGTGAAGACCCAGGCCGCGCCAACAAGGCCGTTGTCACCGCTGCCGCCCGCAATCACCGTGTTGCCGTCCTCCGAAATGGCAACCGAGGTCCCTAGGCCTGTAGCGCCGATGCAATCGGTTCCAGTCAGCTTAGCGCCCTGCTGCGTCCAGCTGTCGCCGCTCCTGACAAAAATCCAGATCGCACCGGTTCCCTCGCTGTCGTTGCTGCCTCCAACGACGGCCGTCGACCCGTCCGCGGAGATCGCGACAGTCCCCTGGTTGCTGGATCCTACCGCGCCGGAGCCGATCCACTTGGAGCCGAGCTGTGCATAGGGCGCAAAGACCGGGTAACCCGATGTCTTGTCTTGCGCATCCTGACGTTCCGAAATGCTCATGATTCTTTCTCCTCTGCGGGTGAACCAACGCGCATTCGCTAAGCCGCGGCCCCTGCCCCGGTGGTTCGACCCCATCGGCGATTGCCACCTGTCTCTACTCCCGGTGAAAGCATCGCCACGGCGGCAATTTTCAATCATAAGTTTTAATTTTTCGACAAAACAATCAATCAATCCGTCAGCTGCACGCCCGCGAAGAAAAAACAAAAAAACCTCCCGCGTCGCCGCGGGAGGCTTTTTGTTTGTTTCTATCGCCTGGCGTAATCAGGCAGCGGCAACGCGGTTGAGGAACGTCTCGATGCCCTGCTTCAGGGCTCCGCTGCGATTGCTGAGATCACCGGAGGCGCTCAGCACGTCGCCTGACGCTTCCTTGGTCTCATCGACAGCCTGCGCAAGGCGGGTCATGTTCGACTGGACCGCCTGGGTGCTTTGCGCGGCCCGCTGGACGTTGCCGGAGATCTCGTTGGTGGCCGAGCCCTGCTGGCTGACGGCGGCCGAGATCGCCTGGGTGTAGCCATTGACCTCTTCCATCGTGTCGGAAATCGCCCCGATTGCCGCCACAGCCTCGCTGGTGGAGTTCTGGATGGTCTGGATCTGCGAGGAGATTTCTTCCGTCGCCTTCGACGTCTGGGTGGCCAGTTCCTTGACCTCGGCGGCGACCACCGCAAAGCCCTTGCCGGCTTCCCCGGCGCGCGCCGCCTCGATGGTGGCGTTCAGCGCCAAGAGGTTGGTCTGTTCGGCAATCGCCTGGATCAGGGTAACGACTTCGCCGATCTTGGAAGCGGCTTCCGCGAGCCCCTGGACCTTGCCGTTGGTCTCGTGCACGGCGCTGGTGGCCGAGGTCACGATGTCGGAGGACCGCTGCACCTGGTCGCCGATCTCGGCGATGGAAGCGGACAGTTCCTCCGCGGCGCCGGCGACGTTTTCAACGCTCATGCTGGCGTCTTCACTGACCCGGGCGGTGTCGCCCGCCTGGGCCGCGCTGCTTTCGGCAATACCGCCCAGCGCCGACGAGGTGCGCGACATGCTGGCCGCAGTTTCGTCGAGCGCGCCCAGGAGCCCCTGAACCTCTTCGCGGAAGCCGAAGATCAGCCGCTCGATTTCTTCCTGGCGGGCATTCTGGGCCTCGCGATGCGCATTGGCTTCGCCTTCCAGACGCACACGCTCGCGCGCGTTCTCCTGGAACACCTGGACCGTGCGGCTCATGTCGCCGATCTCGTCACGCTGGTCTGTGGACGGGACGGTCACATCGATATCGCCCTCCGCCAGACGCCCCATGGCTTCGGTCAGCGCCCGGGTCGGCTTGGTGATCACCAGTGACAGGACAAAGGCCAAAAGCGCGCCAACCACGACCGCTGCCACGAGAGCGGCGGCAATCAGGCCGAGTGCCGTGTCGGCACGTGACGATGCGCTTTTGGACTGGGCCTCCGTCAGGTTGGTGATCACGCTGCGTACCTGCGTTGAAATCGCGACCAGTTCCGCGCGCTTGGCATCGAAAACGTCCCTGGCCGCAACCATGCCCGCGAATTCGGCTTCGAAGGTTCCGACTTCGGCTTCGATGGCGGCAACCGCATCGGTGATTTCCGGAAACGCCGCGCTGTCGGCTTTGAGCTTGTTCGCGATATCCCTCAGGATCCCGATGCGGGTAATGACCGCATCGGCTTCCATGGTCCCGAACCCGGCAAAGAATTCCATTGTGGCCGAGCGGATGTCCAGGGACGCCATCTGGTACTTGTTCACGTTGACATTTACCAGACCGACGATACCGAGCCTGGATTCAGCCTTGCCGGCAACGGACTTGGCCTCGTCGGCCGCGGCATAGACGACCTTCCTCAACGCTGCGGTCTGGCCATGAAGATTCATCAGGTCGGAAGAGATCGCCGCGGCGACTGCTGCCGGAACCTGGCTGGCCTCGGCGTTCTCGCCGTCAGGCTTCGGAAGTTTTTCCTTCAGGGCCCCGGCAATGTCTCCGAGCGCCTTGACCTTGTCGGCCTCCAGTCCGTCGACCTTCAGCTTGCCCGCTTTCTTGGCGGACCTTGCAAGGTCTTGAGCACCTTCAGTCAATTCCAGGGCGATTTCCGGGGTGAGGTCGTTGCCCTCGCCCGCCGCCTCAATGCGCCCCTCCAGATCCGCTGAAACCTCTTCCATCCCCAAAAGCAGGCGGGCCAGTTTGTCGGCACGGTTCCGGGTTCCGGACGCCGATTGCGCGGCCTTGCCGGCGTCGCGATGGATCTTGATCATCTTGTCGTTGATCTGGGCGGCAATCGCTTCGAGCCCGTTCGCCGAACGCAGCAACTTGTCCGCCTGGGACTGTTGTTCGGCAATCGCCTGTGCCACAGCTTCGAATTCGGTGTTCAGCTTGCCGACAAGGTCAATTGCCTCAGCGGTCACGTCATGGCCGGAACCGGTTCCCGAGACTTCGTCGAGCGTGACCAGCGATTGTTCCAATTGGCCGATTTGCGCTTCTGCGGCCTCGGCCAGTTCCGCACTGCGGCCAGAAAGATAGGCTTCCTGGGCCTGGGACACCTGCTGCAGGTTGGCCATGGCGGTCGTGGCCTTGGCGCTGACATCCGACTGGGACCGGAGCCCCAGGATTGCAACCGTGCCGACCGCGCCAACCGCGGCGGCCACCAGGATCATCGTGACGAACCCGCCGCCGACCTTCGCGGAAAAGCGCGCATTTTTCAAAGGTGTAAGTAACTTGGACATGTTTCCCCCGCACTTTCTCTTATTGAAGGTGCAGGGGGTTAATGAAATGATGAAGACTTCGGCGCCGGCTTGCTGTTTTAATTCACGAAATAAATCCAAGACGTTTTCGTGTTTACCAGCAAATAGATACTTCCTGATTTTTACCGAGGTTTTTTTGCCCGAAAAAAATCAGGCACGCTGCCAAAGTTGTAGGCAGAGGCAAATTCTCCTCGAAAAAGGCTTGCCGATTCCCTCTCACGCTTGCCTGAACGTTTGTCGATTCCCGACAGGATCACCCCATTCGGGATCGCCGGCGAGACGTGTCATTTGCGTTTTGCCGCCTCGAGAAGCGCGTCCAGCTCCGCCAGATTACCGATCCGGTTGGCCAACAACAGGATCAGCCGAGCGTTGAAGGCATCGCTTTCCGCCTTGGACAGACCCTCGTGGGCCGCCAGCAGCCGGGCATAGAATTCATCGGGCTTGTCAAGTCCGGGTGTGAGGACGCTGTCGGTCATGTTGCCT carries:
- a CDS encoding efflux RND transporter periplasmic adaptor subunit, yielding MAIWKQLLLALVVLAVAAGLWVRYYPGAETRLSAWGIDWLDFAVVDAAPAEANKPRRRGGPQGAVVTTPVVEITINDRLSAIGTSTALQSVAVTPYTSGTLTEVLVRSGATVKADDIVAKLDSEAEQIAVERAANALKDAEARLQRMEQLRKTNTATAVQVTDAELSVDNARLQLREAQLALSRRSIETPIGGVVGILPITAGNYVTSQSVIATIDDRSEILVDFWVPERYASAIQVGSPITATSVARPGETFDGVISAVDNRIDIDSRTLQVRARFPNEADKLRAGMSFQVSMRFPGDEYPAVDPLAVQWGADGAFVWAVRDGKGARVPINIIQRNTDSVLVDAALDTTDEVVTEGIHLVRQGADVTIADRKQAPAADTPPEPVSTKSGS
- a CDS encoding efflux RND transporter permease subunit translates to MKMDRLKDLGFTGLFVRRPVLAFVINMLIVVAGVAAIFGVEVRELPDVDRPVITVSTDYRSASAETIDREVTGLIEGAVARVSGVKAISSSSSFGRSRVVVEFSDDVDLDVAASDMRDALGRILNDMPEDADPSRIIKADANAQPVVRLALTSDRMTVEDMTVLVEEQVTDSLAAVPGVADVQVYGDREKIFRIDIDQAKMASLNLTIADVANALSSMAFDTPAGSLTSQTQDLIVRATAAVNSPEAFENIIINRRARLRDFVTVTLGPDLGQTQLRANGKSGIGLGVIRSAQSNTLEISQGVRAAAERIQETLPAGTTIEVTSDDAIFINGAIHEVEIALGIAVSIVLLIIYIFLWDWRATIIPGVSLPVALIGTLAAIYLAGFSINILTLLALVLATGLVVDDAIVVLENIVRRRNEGIGPRAAAVLGTEEVFFAVLATTATLIAVFVPLSFLPGQTGGLFREFGFVLAIAVFLSSIVALSLCPMLASRILKSGNGSDKGSGTNGHSGPVGSLGRLLGGLYGRCLHWCLDAPIVVVVISVLFAATAGVLFGTLKSELTPSEDRSLAFLRISAPQGVSLDYLSQQMRGIEGLLEPYRESGEVTSIFSIAGARGSKNTGFMVMRLAPWEERTRSQQTILAEVNGLVRGVPGVRAFAFQPNSLGIRGAGSGLQFAVAGSNAYADLGDAAEKIIAEMEKDPRFRQVRLSSEATQPQLSVSVDRERASDLGIDINGLGSAMQAMLDGRKIGQVFINDQAYDVKFVSTTNPINDPTDMENIFIKTGDGRFVPVSTIASLKEIAVPPALEREHQMRAVAVTSALAPDFALGSAYAEAQRIAEPLLPPGARIVPLAETATLGEQSSSMARTFGFAIVIILLVLAAQFESFVSAVIIMATVPLGLACAVFAMLLTGTTLNVYSQIGLVLLVGIMAKNGILIVEFANQLRDRGQGVREAIENAANIRLRPVMMTMICTIVGGVPLIMASGAGAEARIALGYVIVGGLGLATLSTLFLTPVAYLLLGRFITPAAREEERLHNEMDAARSLEQPGE
- a CDS encoding metal ABC transporter substrate-binding protein; translation: MLKNLVLTASFATLVAGVSCTVQAEDKMKVVTTFTVLADIARNVAGEAAEVVSITKPGAEIHGYQPTPQDIVRASDADLILWNGMNLELWFEQFLSNLGDVPSATLSDGIDPIPIAYGSYEGKPNPHAWMGLDNALIYIDNIEKAFAGNDPDNAAVYARNAEAYKDRLRETIEPLRQAVAEIPEDRRWLVTCEGAFSYLARDFGMKELYLWPMNADQVGTPQQVRSVIDGVRENEIPVVFCESTVNTAPAKQVARETGSSYGGELYVDSLSEAGGPVPTYLDLLKVTSGTVVEGLKARLE
- a CDS encoding manganese/iron ABC transporter ATP-binding protein translates to MDMTAQADDGGLSAEDVTVTYRNGHTALWNASFHIPRGTVTALVGVNGAGKSTLFKAIMGFLPAAKGRIRILGLPVAEALRRNLVAYVPQSEEVDWSFPVLVEDVVMMGRYGHMGFLRRPKKADHEAVELALRRVNMQDFRHRQIGELSGGQRKRVFLARSLAQDGQVILLDEPFTGVDVKTEEQIVALLKELRDEGRVMLVSTHNLGSVPEFCDRTVLVKGTVLDYGPTETTFTRDNLEKAFGGVLRHFTISDQTLHTDGDQRTVTILTDDERPFVQYGDQVQTSKAAPGDSREESDTGEASR
- a CDS encoding WD40 repeat domain-containing protein codes for the protein MSISERQDAQDKTSGYPVFAPYAQLGSKWIGSGAVGSSNQGTVAISADGSTAVVGGSNDSEGTGAIWIFVRSGDSWTQQGAKLTGTDCIGATGLGTSVAISEDGNTVIAGGSGDNGLVGAAWVFTRTSGIWTQQGNKLVGSGYSDGPMQGAAVGISADGNTVAIGGDGDGGAVGAVWIFIRSAGVWSQAGSKLVGSGYDGNVSQGSALALSGDGQTLVIGSALEVLGTAPVWVFVNSGGWQQQGNYLTGSGGVPDPYGQNTSLAVSHDGNTFVLGENQDNDQTGAVWIFTRTSGIWSQDGSKFVGSGATGKAGQGGAVAISKDGGTIAVGGDDDNSDQGAVWVFRNNSGNWLQVGEKLVGTGASGSAIQGTSVALSGDGRTILSGGPGDNGMNGATWVFAAQFID
- a CDS encoding metal ABC transporter permease — protein: MDLLLEPFGYNYMTNAMWVSALVGGVCAFLSAYLMLKGWSLIGDALSHSVVPGVAGAYILGLPFALGAFIAGGLAAGAMLFLSERSGLKVDVIIGLIFTSFFGLGLFIVSVNPMSVSIQTITMGNILAITPEDTLQLAIIGFVSLAILLAKWKDLMVTFFDENHARTIGLKPGLLKAVFFVLLSASVVAAMQTVGAFLVIAMVVTPGATAYLLCDRFPRLIALSVAIGTLTSFFGAYASYFLDGATGGIIVTLQTLIFLVTFLLAPKHGLLAARRKAAEALRKGPSAQGEAR
- a CDS encoding metal ABC transporter permease; the protein is MDLETLLLPFRFPFMQNAFLICIIVAVPTALLSCFLVMKGWALMGDAVSHAILPGIVLAYIFGIPLLIGAFAAGMVCSLATGYLSGNSRVKQDTVMGVVFSGMFGLGIVLYVSIETNAHLDHILFGNMLGVEWHELVTAGISALVVGGLLVLKWKDLVLHSFDPAQAKASGLPINAMHYGLLAALSLTIVATLSAAGLILAIGLLIAPGAIAFLLVRTFGTMLWVSVLVCMISMLAGTYASFFLDSAPAPTIILILTGLFLLAFGRRQILNRQASRLRIAGVEPAGE